Within Desulfobacter sp., the genomic segment CGGGTGTGTTGATAACCCCTGATAAATTGTGTAGGATATACCATATTCCGCTCATTTTGACCAGTTGGAATGATTTCCGGCTGACAGCCGCCACCCTGTTGCTGAAAAGGAAAAAACTTATGGTTGTAAAAAAAACGATCCCCCAATACCCCATTGATGATTTCAAGTCCGGGGAATCCTGGCGCCTCTTTAAAATCATGGGAGAATTTGTCGAAGGCATCGACACCCTCCACAGCCTTGGGCCGGCCATATCCATTTTCGGCTCGGCCAGGACCGCCAAAGACCATCCACACTATAAAAAGGCCAGGGAAACGGCCGCCCTGTTTGCCGACGCCGGCTATGCGGTGATCACCGGGGGCGGCCCCGGGATCATGGAAGCGGCCAACCAGGGGGCGGCTGACCGGGACGGCGAGTCCGTGGGGCTGAAAATAACCCTGCCCTTTGAAGAAAAGGGGAATCCCTATATCACCACCTCCATAGATTTCAACTACTTCTTTGTCCGCAAGGTGATGTTTGTCAAATATGCCCAGGCCTATATCATCATGCCTGGCGGATTGGGCACCCTTGATGAAATGTTTGAAACCCTGACCCTGGTCCAGACCCAACGCATCAGAAAAATGCCGGTGATTTTAATGGGGAAAGCCTTCTGGGGCGGACTCATGGACTGGATCCGGACCAGTCTTGTGGACGGCGGATTGATCTCCCCGGAAGATACCGATCTTTTCCACCTGGTGGATGAGCCGGCCCAGGCCCTTGACATTGTACGAAACTTTTACAATTAGGCCGGCCGGGCCACCCCCCTGGCAAAATAAAAGGCTGTATTTTCCGGAAATGCGTTGATGGCCAGTTCGGAACAGATCCGATGCTTGGCCGCCTCCAGGTTCGGCAGGGGCACGGCCGGCCGGGCAGATCTCAGATACATTTCCCCCCAGGAGTTCAGGTAAACGGCTGTATAGTCGGATATCTGAACCTGGGACCGGTCCGTGTAGAAGTTCAAGGAAATAAACAGGCAGGTGAGCACAGGTTCTTTGCGCATGGCGCTGAAGGCGACGGTCTTGTCCCGCTCTGGGGCAAAAAAACGGTACATGGACCGGCAGAGTTTTTCAATATCGTCATGGGACACGGAAGTCGCATTGGGCACAAGGCCCAACAGGGTCCGTTCCGTGTATAGATGATTGTTGATCAACCAGGCTGCGATTTCTTCAATGGTATCCACAATGATAATGGCTTCTTCGCTGTGGTCTTTCAGCCCGGGTTCCTTGTGGACCAGGCTCCAGCGGCCGATGCGGTTGTCGGGCCCGGGCAGGTATTTGATGCGGAGCCTTGAAAAATGGCGGTCTCCCCGGGACACCAGCAGCATCTTTTTAATTTTATAGGGTTTTTCCTGGAATACAATATTCACCTTTCGCTCCAGGACGATACGGTCTTCCTGGGAAATCATCACCCCTGATCCGGACTGGGTGTCAAACCGCTGTTTCAGGTCTGCATACTTGGAAACCATATACCGTTCAATGGTTAAAGACAGCCGTTGGATGGCCGCATAGGGCCAAAGCTTGAACCGGCCGATTTCAAAAATTTTCCCAAAAGACCAGCCCCAGTCGGCAAGGCATTGATCCAGCAGTATTTTACGGAGCCCGAACACGGAATAGTCTATTTCCGCTTCCTTTGAAATACCCAGCTTGAGAAAAAAACAGGTGAGCAGCAGATTGATGGACCGCTCGTCACCGGATTTCAGGTAAAAATCAATGAGGGTATTTACCAGGATAATATAGGAATCATTCTGGCCGGGCTTAAGATGGGTTCCCGAATTCATCCATTCATTTTTATACTGGTTGCACAGCAGGGTCTCACGGCCGTAGGAATGGATGTACTTTTCCAGCAGGGCCATTTTTATGACGGATTTAAATGGGCTTTTGAGCCACTTGAACATCTGCCAGATGGATGCCCCGAAATATTCATTCACCGGGATGGCATGGATATCACCAAGGTCCATATACCGGTTAAAGCTTTTCAGGCTGGAGGTCCGATCCAGGATGAGATTGTAATAGTTGAGGCTGATGGTGGTGGGCAGCACCGCCCACAACGGCAGCCGCCCGGCCACATGGATCATGGTCCGGTAGAACTCTTCTTTGAGGAGCCTGGACTGGGCCGAGCCCGAGCTTTCCTGGGTGGAGCCGCCGAAATCATTATTCCTGGCTTTGAGGATATCCACGATAAAAAAGGTGACACAGACCTTGAATTTTTCAAGGGCCAACGCCTCAAGCCCGTCTAATTTATCCCGGAGCAGGGCCATCTCATTTGCCCCCATGGCGGTTTCATCAATACAAACCCAATAGTCAATATCCGATTCTGAAGTCTGGGCCAGGGATCCCACGCTGCCCATTGAAAAAAGCGCCTGGACGGCTGGGGAAAAATTCCGTTTTGCCGTGATCCGGTTTTTGCCTATATATTTTTCGGCCACCCTCATGGTCTCCCTGGA encodes:
- a CDS encoding TIGR00730 family Rossman fold protein produces the protein MVVKKTIPQYPIDDFKSGESWRLFKIMGEFVEGIDTLHSLGPAISIFGSARTAKDHPHYKKARETAALFADAGYAVITGGGPGIMEAANQGAADRDGESVGLKITLPFEEKGNPYITTSIDFNYFFVRKVMFVKYAQAYIIMPGGLGTLDEMFETLTLVQTQRIRKMPVILMGKAFWGGLMDWIRTSLVDGGLISPEDTDLFHLVDEPAQALDIVRNFYN